ACCTCTcttagcaggaaaaaaagaaaagaaacgtGTACATATAGGCCCAAAGCAAATGTTCTATGGCAAttaaagaaacttatttttacaggtttttcattgttgttgttgttttgaaggagaaagaaagagggaagaactgTAACATTGATTTAATAGTCaatataacataatttttaaaaatttttattgttattcaattacagttgtatgcctttttttttaaagtccaagtCAGTTCAGAAGCTGTGGTTTAGGAAATCTTGGGCTCTAGGGACGCATCAGTGGCCTAAGAGCATGACTGTAGAAACTGCGCTGGCCAGTGTGGAGTCACTGACAGCCGAGGCTGTCCCACACCTCTGCAGTAAACAATCAGACACGGTTCGTGACAGCCATGCCTGTGCACTGAGCACTCGGACCACAGAACTTCTTGCCACTGGATTTCTAGGAAAAGTTTCTATGGACCATGAGAGTAAAATGTAGACCATGTGATAGGTCTGAACGCAAGTTTCCTCCCTCCAGGTTGTGAGTTCCAACATGTTTAGGATTTGAAAGGGTCATCACTGTGGAGCTGCTCAAAGCAAGCCTGTGGTATTGCCTGAACCAGATcctttctctgccccagctcaTGACTGACAAGAATGAGGGAGATTCTTGGAACAGCACTGGGTCTCCACCAAATGcatttctctattaaaaataaataaataaataaacccggACAACGGCATGTTCCAAATCTCAGCAGCCTTACCTAatcactttattttccctttgaccATTTGAATAACTGCTACTTTTGAAGAACTTGATTATTCATGACATcttaatttcaaaaaaagaaacaagacctCTCTCTGAAATGACTTTTAGATTCTGAGGGAAAGCAGTAAATATATTGACTGAGAGAAGCAAAAGCTGGATATGATCAAATGAGAAAAGTGTTTCGAGATATAATTTGTTTGGGAAAATTGAACTTCAGACTGAGGTGTGTGTGCTCATCACCAAAATAAGTAACAGTCTGCTTCAAAGccttcagaaaaatatttgagaggCCTTCCTGTGCTCTTTTTAACCTATAGAAAGAACATGAAGATTCCCTTTGTTTTCATCTTCTAAGCCTTACTCCCGACAAAGTAAGAATGACCAGGGGAGCAGTCCATTGGCATTGGTGATGGAGGCTAGCTGTTACTAAGAACCTCTTACcttcttattttccttccttccaccagcTGCTGATGAATGCATTTCTTTCCCAGCTTGGaacagtctttttctttcttgtgattATTCCAGTCTTTCTCCATAGTGTCTTGGTCCCTGTTAAAATACAcataaggaaaaacattttagcAATGGTACCTTCAGTTGCTCTCAATGTCTCTGTTAATCccactttttcttaaaaatattattaaaatatagttggcatacaatattagattagtttcaggtgcacaacataatgatttgacatttatatactttaagaAGTGATCACCACGGTAAGTCTAGTACTTATCTGTAACTGTGCAAAGTTATTAtgtattattgatatttttttctgtcctgtACACTACATTcccatggcttatttattttcctaCTGGAAGTTGTGCCTCTTACTTGCAGCATTATAACAGGAAGAAGGTCCGGAGACCATAAAACTACCTGAAAGCAAAGGTATTTCTATTCACCTGAGTGCTTTTCCTGCTTGGCAAAAATTCCAGCACTTCTTGTCTTTTTGGCTAGCACATTGGCATCTGCTGCTCTGGTCTGTGGCTTCTGTAGGAAATGAATCCTTTAAGGATCTCCTGGACCTCGAAGGGCTTCCAAGTCCATATGGAACAATGTGCCTATTATCAAAAGAGAGGAACAAGAGATATTAGCATAATTAATAGTTTTCAAAGTGATGCATTCAATGGGGTGAACTCATTTCATTGGGTCACACGGAGCTCACCACATGCTAGTTGGTAGCAGAACTTAGGGGAGTGAAGTGTGGCAAGTCAGGGTCACGTGTCTATCAATGGCCCTGCATGTGTATCTCCAACGAGGAGAAACCAGTTTTACTAACTCAATTAAATTCCATTTCAACCCTTAACCAACCTGAATTTCTTCTGGATACCAGCAGCATTGTTTTTCGTCAAAAATTACAACATCTCTGCTTTGGTGtctgtttcatattttcttccttttctaataCTCTATTTAGTTAACAGACAAGGGGTGGAGGGAATAGGGACTTCAAAGCCAGGCAAAACTATGACTCACAAGATTTGGAAAACCTATTTTCAATTCAAGTCATATGATAATGCTAGAAGTCCCTCctgagggggcaggaggagacaCGCTACGCCCAGGTTGGCACATCGCCTGCACTTTGGTGATATGACTAGAGAAGGACTCCTTGCCAGAATGCTCTCCAGTAATTTCtaatgtttgttttgattttcactTAAGAAATAAAGTCTTCCCCTTGGAAGAATCACGACTGCTTTGGATGGGTGGACTAGTTTTCAAGGTGAAAGGGGGGAAAGTGCCTTCTTCActctggagagagaagagaaatctATGGACCGTGTTTCTATAACTGTCTTGAAATGGGTTTTTCTAATGGGCAAGTACAGAGTCAGGGCACCCAGGTTGTAAGTCTAGCACTCCAGAAACTCATTCTTGCATGAGTGTTTTCAAcgttctgggtctcagtttttcTATAAGTGGGATGAAGGGATCGGATTATAAATCTTCATAACCTCTTCTGCCTCTAAAGTCCCTGTCTTCCCAAGAGAAGCCGTATGACCTCAGCAACTTATTCCCGAAATGCAGGCAGATCCTGCTGAAAGAACATTCCCCCAAGACCccacatttaaaatttctcctcATAAACTGTGTCAGCCTCCTGCTTGCCATCCACTCTTTCCATCTATCTTGCCATGAGTAGTCTGAGCCACAGGCCGCAGAGGACCCTCTCCTCTGTTGCTAAGAACCAAGCTGTCTCGTTCTTTTCAGAAATGGAGGGACACTGTCCCCACCCAGTGAGGCACTTCCATGTTGTCAGAAATGCTACCTTCAGAATTCAAACAAGCAGCTTCCCAAAAAAGTAGCTAGAGTAACTGGGCTCCAGTCTCTGGTGAAACTAGAGCTAAGGAATGACTAGAGTTACAATGCCCTCTAGAGACTCACCCAGGAGTGTTGACCCAGATGATGTCGAGGTGGCAGAAGTAGACACATTCTTTATCCATCAAGGAAGAGCAGGAGCAGCGTTTGGAGCGGCGGGCTGCACTGGGAGAgggcttctctcctcctctgtccaCCCCTGTGCTGAGCTCAGCACCCAAGACGGCTGTGGAAAGAAAGAGCAGGTCAGTGGGGATGTCTCCTTGGAGGGCAGAGGCACACTGAGGCACAGATGAAGCCTGAagcctgccttcagcaagaaacacaaaggaaaagggcTCTTCATTTTCCCCTCCTTAATATGACTTCCCCTTTACCCCCACTGCCTTACTGACCTTCGGAGGGGTTATACAAGTGCAGAAGAAAGAACCACCTGGAAAGGGATTTACCAGCCCCTTTGAAGCATCCTTCAAGGAGATGCATGGAAATGCTGCCTGTCAGAAATCTGGGTTGGGTTCTGCATGGAACTTAGTAGGACAGACAGCACAACCTTCAGTGGCTTAAAATTAACTGATGGCCCAAAatctaaaactaaattaattgTACTGCCTCTTCCTAGGTTTGGAGCCACTTCTCCATGTAGAATGACCTTCTGTGTAGGGGAGTACCCACCACATCACATCGTGTGCATAAGGCAGGGAGTGGCCCACATGATATACACTCCTCGAAATTAGGTAGAGGTCAAGAGCTTTGGGGAGATgattggaaggaaagaagagaaatcagCTCTTCAGTATCCATTCCAGGTGGTCAACTCCACAGACACCACTGACCTAAGGTGAAGCTGAGCAGCTGCTCAGGGGACCCAGTCAGGTTTGGGGATGTTGGATTCAGAAGCCCCAATGCAGGGCGGCATGTGTGGGATCACCGCCTCCCCCTCCCGCTGCAGCACTGGCTCTTCTTCCTGACAAGTTAACCATGCAGCTTATCTGCCCAGTTTTGTACATTTCAAATGATCAGACACATTCCAGGATTTTCATTCCCTTGACATCCTTTCTCTTTAGTCAGGGtcatgaaaagacaaaaaagtgCATTGACCCTAGAAGGGGGAACTGGGCAGATGCACACGTCCTATCTAAATCCTTAAGCAGCCAATTTATCTCAGCTCCCCTCCCAGGACAGGTGAATACAACTGAAAATAGAGCTCACACTGTTTTGGGTGCCAAAAATCTGCCAAAAGAAACCTAAAGTCAATaatgacaaattttaaagaaaacatcgGCTTCGCCCTGAAACCGCCTGGGGCGTTATTCAACAGACTGTTCTGCAGGTGATTTTACTGCTCAAATATTGCTTGAAAGACTTGAATAAAATTCCTTGGCTTCAAGctgaaatatgtaaatattttacacattaaCACACTATAAAAACAGTGTTTGTATAAGATATATGTTCCTATGCATCCTACTACCTGTATGAACACACATATTGCAAATATACATTTGGCTAAATTATATCTCGTCTTTACCTTTCTTGAGTTATATTGTTAAAAACCAAGAACATACACTATGCAATAAtagtattgttattttaatgCTACAGGAGCAGTTGTATTCAATAGTGGAATTTTTTCCCCACTAGAAAACTTAAGTAGCTTTGGATAATAACTCCCTAATAATTCCCAGAGAATGGATAGCTGAGCTTCAGTAGCACAAAGAAGGGGacgaacagaaacaaaaaaagcattAAAGTGGATAAGAAGACATTAACATTCAGGAGTTATAAGTCAACGTGCCTACCTGTCTCTGGAGCTCCTTGGAAAGCCACAAACAGCAGAGACAAAATCACGGGAAAATAATCCATTCTGAAAAAAAAGGATCAAAATTCCTCCCCTGCAAACTAAACCCGAAGGAAAAAACGAAGAAAAACAGCTTCAGTTCCCTTAAAGCACTTCTGGTTATTCTGATCACAAAGTGATCCGTCAGCCTAAATGCTAtttaatggggagaaaaagaaggctCTGCCACGGGAGCAGGCAGCAGGAGCGGTGGAAGACGCGCGCCGCGGGTGGTGCGCTGGGACAGCAGCGGAGACCTAGGACCCTCGCAGCGCTCGCCCAGAGCCGGAGCCGAAGCGCGTCTGACCTGTACGGCTCTCCGCCGGCTTTTTATATTGAACCCCTATAGAGTGGGGGTAAACAGCTCCGACTTTATTCCAGCCCCAGACAATGTTATTGTGTTATTAGTCACCAACAGGCAACGTGCAGCTGGAGATAAGGCCAGGCTCTAAAGGAAATCACTGCTGACTTCAGAGGCAGACGCCCGCCGTCTGACAATTCAGGGGCAGggctaaggaaaagaaaatacccaTTGGAGACCTTTGGTAAACCTGCCCGTGCAGCGCTGGAGTCTGCTTCCCCTTTGCAAGCTGCCAGCCCCAGAGTTCAAGAATCAGAAGACGGACTCCAGAAAAGTCATACCATTGGTATGAAAAGTATGAGCTACAGTTTAAATAGATTGTATTGTGTGCggggaatttttttaattgttgttcacttcattttccttttatgtctCTCCGACCTCTTAGTGTTGATCAAACAAGGGAACGCTCTCCTACATCATTCCCCCCCTCATCCTGGGGGTCGAATTATTTTAGAGATCGTCgcaattttttctcttccttcaagCCCCTTCCTCTAAGGTTTTTATGCTGAAGTTCTTTGAGTCCACGGTGAAAAAGATCATGGCAAAgaaaaaagctttctttttttttttaacttagagcCCTTTCAGACACATACCCAATACTTTCAGTATTACTGATTAGCAGCCCCCCGCCAAGGTTTTTTCTGTACCCACCCTTCTTCCCCTGCCCAGAACGCCCCACTTTCTATAGCACCAATCTAAAGAAATAGCAGGAGAGGAACACCAGGGGGAGACGAAGAGCTACAGGGGCTGATGTTTTAtgaggacaaaaaagaaaagccttggCTTCCGAATCACAAAAGGAAAAGGCACCTGAGGTGGGAGTTGAGGAAGGCAAGGAATGGCACCTCACATAAGAGAGGGGTATACCCCTCAGAATATGCCATTTACTCCCTACATAGGAATATCTTCtggggtagttttttttttttcctttgccttcttcACGTAGGGCAAAGGGGTGTACTTGTACAGGGTTCCGTGAATATGCAGTGAGGGTGgtattgggaaggaggaaatgccTTGGTGAATAAGGGGATCAGGTAATGCCTCCCATTTAAtaatgtgtttacatttttaaagcaatatccTATTTAACCTTGAAATACCCCCCTGAGGTACCCACAGGGCAGTTACCAAAGAGGTGACAACATGCTGTAATGTATACATCAAAATATAAGTGTGAGATGTTGGCATTTTCAATTAGCCTCATTTTTCAAGTGACAAAACTGTGGCATCCAGTATTTCTGTGCTCCCCCAGATTTCTCCCAGTGTGCTACCTAAGGTCAATGGGGTAAATTTAGAGCATCTTCTCTGCACAGGAAAAGAATGACTCTACCAGATCTAGTACTTAGGGATACCATTCAGATAGATGCTTCCTCCATCTCCTCATCTTGTTTTACTCCAGTTTCCTCActtatggggggagggggaaggggaggattcGAATGTGGACCCATTTCCAATGCTGAAGGGAACCCATAAACCATTTCTTCTGCCTTCTCCTTGCTTGCCCTTCACCTCTAGAATCAAAAGGACAGATTTTATCGCAACACCAAATTTGTGGACCTAAGGATACTTGGGTCCCCTGAGTGTGTCTGGAAGTCACCACAGTTGGGGAGACAGTAACAGCAGCAGTATTAGTTCCATAATAAGATCTGCCCCCTAAAGAGCCACCACAGCAAGAGCTGGAGATGGGGAGAGGCAggaaccctccctcccacacgcACACCCAGAAAGGCCTCCACCCAATCCCCAGGGACCTGTGCCTGGGCCTTCTGCTTCCTCCCTGTGCTtacctcagcccagcccagccctgggggtaTGGGAGGTCTCAGCTGCTCCTAAGACTGGATGGCATCAAGCAGGAAGCCAGTTCTGTGCCCCTCAATTCTGGCCAGTGTGTCCCAACCTCCTCTCCCCAGCAGACCACAGGGACAGCAGAGGAGAGCTGATGTCGCATTCACAGGATCCAAGCTTCCCCTGCAAAGGGAACGGTGGCATAGGAAATGTGTCTTGGCAGGGATCCCCCTACACACTTTCTTTAACCTCCTGGCAACTTTGACAAAACACTGACTGGTCCCAGTCAGGACCAACTTGTCCTAAACCCTTCCCCAGAAATGATGGTCCTCACCCTTCCCAGTCTCCCTGGGTCCAGGCTGGGCTACCCTCCAGCCGAGAAGCCTGTGTCTCCACAGCCACCCCCACCTTGGTAAGGCTGCCCTTGCAGGTGCCAGTAGCACCCAACAGTCAGGTGGAGAAGTGAAGCAAAATGCAACTACCCACATACCTTCCCACAGCCCTCCCTCTTCTTGACTCCCGTCTGTGTCATCCTATGAAATCCTGCgaaagtattttaattataaaaacagaaagtggGTGGCAGTGATCTGCCCATAAACCCCTTACCCTGGGCCTCTTAGGGCTCTGCTAAAATGTACAGGGTTTCAGACCTGGAAGGGTCCCTTTGTTCCAAGTACAATTTTGGCCCATCTCTTTGAACCCTGAGTTTCCAACACGCGTACaggcatgcatgtatgtgtatgagTATatccatttctatttctttgtgtaTCATGGTAGAGTGATGGTATCTGCCTTCTCTGTCCAtctcccatctccacctcctGTGGAATCCTCTTATTCCTACTGTACAAGGGAGGGGAAGCCCCTTTTAAGCCCAGAAAAGGCAGCTATGGCACTGCCAGGCAACTGCCCAGAAAGTAAGTTTCCCAAGagcaagaaaggaagggagaaataagccCAACCAACCAGTTTTACAAGCTAGACATTCCCACCTCTCCTTCTCTTGAAGTGTTGCtggtgagggaggtgggagaagaggaggTTAAAAGAGCTGGACAAAGGAGTAAACATGGAgattccacctccctccccaccccccaactcctcCAAGATCTAGAAAGGGAGAGGCTCTCTGTAGCCATAGTCCACCTCAGAGacgaaagggaagggaaagaagaggaaaagaagatggCTTTCCCCCCAACAGAACGGTTTGCTGTTACTGCTCTTCTTTT
This DNA window, taken from Desmodus rotundus isolate HL8 chromosome 3, HLdesRot8A.1, whole genome shotgun sequence, encodes the following:
- the EDN1 gene encoding endothelin-1: MDYFPVILSLLFVAFQGAPETAVLGAELSTGVDRGGEKPSPSAARRSKRCSCSSLMDKECVYFCHLDIIWVNTPGHIVPYGLGSPSRSRRSLKDSFPTEATDQSSRCQCASQKDKKCWNFCQAGKALRDQDTMEKDWNNHKKEKDCSKLGKKCIHQQLVEGRKIRRLETISNSIKTSYRIAKLKAKLYREKKVTHNRTH